One stretch of Candidatus Methylomirabilis sp. DNA includes these proteins:
- a CDS encoding peptidoglycan recognition family protein translates to MTPEFIVVHHSLTRDSGTVSWGAIRRYHVQELGWKEIGYHAGVELVGDAYEILLGRLSDGPGAHAKEAGMNERSFGVCLIGNFDEAPPPEPQWEKALALVRWLQRLYGIPAANVIGHREVGLMAGLDWTKGEYKSCPGRLFPMAEFRGALPG, encoded by the coding sequence GTGACGCCCGAGTTCATCGTCGTCCACCATTCCCTGACCCGGGACAGCGGGACGGTGTCCTGGGGGGCGATCAGGCGCTATCACGTGCAGGAGCTGGGGTGGAAGGAGATCGGGTACCACGCCGGGGTGGAGCTCGTCGGGGACGCCTACGAGATCCTGCTCGGGCGGCTCTCGGACGGTCCCGGCGCCCACGCGAAGGAAGCCGGGATGAACGAGCGGAGCTTCGGGGTGTGCCTGATCGGGAACTTCGACGAGGCACCCCCGCCGGAGCCGCAATGGGAGAAGGCGCTCGCGCTGGTCCGGTGGCTCCAGCGGCTTTACGGGATCCCGGCGGCCAACGTGATCGGGCACCGGGAGGTGGGGCTCATGGCTGGGCTCGACTGGACGAAGGGGGAATACAAGAGTTGCCCCGGGCGGCTCTTTCCGATGGCCGAGTTCCGGGGCGCCCTGCCGGGATGA